From the genome of Cyprinus carpio isolate SPL01 chromosome B24, ASM1834038v1, whole genome shotgun sequence:
TAACAGGTCATTAAATGAGTGAATCATGCATGGTGATAATAAGACACGACTGTGTGCTGCACTGAAGGACGTTTGTTTAAATGACAGAAGCAGGCAGGCCAATTTCTCGAGGACTGCAGAATGATCTTAAAGTGAAGCTCATTTGGATTGGTTTACATTAgctaatgtttgtttgtgttttacggCTGTAGTCCATGACTGAGTTCATGATTTGAGTGTCAGTAATGTAACATGAACATGAATTCATGCTAATGCCACAGACACATCACAAACAATGCGCTAATTCATGTAAGATGTGCatgttaataataaactattatattatattatattatattatattatattatattatattatatttattatattatattatatatatataacttatttttaaagtcattatttatatatatatataatatatattttatttatagttatttgtaattgattaatcttatgttattatatatatatatataaaacttatttttaaaatttatattattgtttagattaatatattattaatattatttcaatttttttttttaatttgtatgtaatttttatcttagttttgctaacttattataatttataatgaattagGCTATAATTtacttttctatttattatttaatatttattttcattatttatgcattataatttattataataaaattattattattttttataaataatatattttaatattttatttataatttatagtgataaatttaacattataattatttttatttgataatatgtgtatttatttatttatttatttattataatttcttgTGCACTAGTATGTATTATTCTGGGGACAGTTAACTggtgatattttatatttcagctggaaggtttagaaaacaaaaaggtaTATTACTTTATGTCTGGTTGTCTGTCACTTTCTTAGTTTCCCCTGCGTGTGTTGCATTACAGATTGTGTTGCATTGCGATTTGTGCATTGCAATTTTGCGTCAGGAGTGTGTATAGAATGTTTGCACTGAGGGATCTCAGATCCTGGAGTTTGGAAACcatctgtttatgtatatacagtGTCTGTAAAAGTATTCACCTCCTttgacttttacatttaattaacttGAAATGTCATATTGAAGATTGCAGAGCACTTTGTGTTGATGTTTTGAGTTGTGATGTCTTGAGTTAAATGATGATTTATGGAGCACGAAAAGTCCAAAAAGGAGTTTGCTTTTATATGCACTGGATATATATATGTCTGTCCTATGGATTCTTCCCGAATGTTTTTGTTGTATGGAAATTCCCACTAACACTTGAATGTCAGTGTGCTAGAATGTTTGTCTTCCTTTTCCAGTTCTATAAAGAACCTAATAAGGACATCAGAGTCTGTTTCTGAGATTCTAACAGTGTGAATGTATATGCAAATGAAAGGATCTGAATTTGAATGTATGTTGCATGAATATACAATTCACTGTTGATGTACTGAGTTGTGCTGGGCTTGTTTTTGGATGTGACTCACAATGTACAAATCAAGACAGAATCAGAAGccttttgttgttcttttgagGTTAAAATGCAAATGAGACATTTTCAGAAAGATTTAAATAGATTAGCAGAATGACTAACAGGCTTATGGATAATCAGATTTGACTATTACGCATTTGAAATGaaattgcatgtgtttttatatgaGTTAAATGTTTCATGTATGACTTCTGCTCCTGTGGATTGTTAGTGTCATCGCCGTCTGCTCCTCTGGCCCTGATGCCTCCTCCGCCCACTGCAGCCTCTCAGCCAATAGCAATGTCCCGTTTCCAAATGCAGCTGCACCTGACTGACCTGCAGCAGCACACAGCTGAGCTGCGCAAACAGCTCACACAACTGCGCCagttacaggtgtgtgtgtgtgtgtgtgtatgtatgttttgtgCGTTTGTAAGCCTCATGCAAGTTCTAAAAACtgctgtgtatttatatagatagatattatgATGTGTATCAACTCTGACATTAGATTGtattcttattcattttaattatttatatattactaaataaatgtttatttaaaatttataataaattaatataaaatatatttgtttacatgcatacatatatatatatatattttttttttgaatgtttaataaattaatctatatgaaaatatattcttgactttaatatttatttaatatttttatatatatataatattttatgtattataatttataatatgacattataataatgttacagtacttatatatttatgcatattaatttataaaatatataaaatacatatattatataacatttacatagtatattaaatgtataatttataaataataaatatgagatattatttcttattatattagaataatatgtatttttatatatattatatattgtgtattataatttattgtacACTAGTGTGTATTATTTTGGGAACAGTTAActggtaatatttaatattttagctggaaggtttagaaaacaaataaattatattactttttttttttttttgctgtgtatttaATTTTGTGCACATGTGGGGATGAAAATATTGCTTGTTGAATAGCAAAACTTTTAACTTTGACATATTCATTGGggtaaaatgattataaataatgcCTTAAAGAAATAAGTCATTTTATTCACACAAAGCTAtgaaatggcttcagaagactaaggaaataacacataaataatacatttttatgtttttggagcATAACAGCCAATTGCATGGGAAATGTGTACTATATGAAAAACATAATCACATTTTAATGTATCTATTCTTTTAGTTCATATCTAACAATATTGTATTCATATATCCAGGTCTGTATATCTGTGTGTCTCACAGTTACAGAATCAGGACTCTGTTCAGGCTTTACTGAGGCAGACAGAGTCTGATTTGGGGATGTGTCTGATCGAGGCGTCTCGCACACAAGAAGATCCATTACAGCGGCAGCGTCTTCTTGTTGAGGAGGAGAGGCTGCGCTACCTTAATGAAGAAGAACTTATTATACAACAACTACAGTGAGCTAAAGCACTTATGCCTCTAAATGAGGACACATGCTGAAAAACAGTGCCGCATATGGTTTGTGTTGGAGGTGATGTGTTTCCTTGTGTTTCCAGTGATCTCGAGCGCTCAGTGGAGGAGATGAGGATGGGGGCGGGGCTTAACCACCACCTGGTGACCGAACAGGAAATAGAACAGAAGAGTCTGGAGCTCAGGAGACTTGGAGAGACGGTCACTGACCTCAAGAGTGAGTGAATGATAAAGAAAGGAATCATCACAGTAGTGATATTACGCCTTTGGTCAGTACATAAATAGTGCATAGTAGTTTTGTGGAGTGTTCTGTAggcaacatgtttttttgttttgttttttggaaaatgtgGAAATCTCTATAATTCAGCTATAAGCTAATTCTGTGTATTATGTTCTACAATTTATGTGTTTAGATCAGTTCCCCACTTTACAAAGTAAGATGCGTGTTGTGTTGAGGGTGGAGGTGGAAGCCGTCAAGTTTCTGAAAGAGGAACCGCTCCGACTGGAGGCCCTGTTGAAGCGCTGCAGAAACATCACCAATACACTCACTTTACTTCGAAGGTAACGCACACAAACACGTAACCATTCACTCCTGTTCGTTCTCTAGTGGCATGCATAAAGCATtcctcagtgtgtgtttgtgtacaggcAGGTATCAGAAGGTGTGTGGAGGACACCCAATGACTTCAGTAGTTCAGTTTCCAGCGCGAGTGACGCTGACTTCAGCAGGAGCTCTGATCTAGATATTCTCAACAGCCCTTCTCTAAATCTGCCCGACCTAGGGGGCACCTTATCAGCCACTGCCACTCTTTCTGCCTCCCTGGGCACTAATACCACAAATCCTGGCCTGACGAGTGCTTCTAGTATAGGTAAACACCAGTTTTACATTCTATTTGACATGCTGAATTATTTAAggagtagttcacctaaaaatgaaaattaactcaccctcaggtcatcaaagatatagatgagtttgtttcttcattagaacaaatttggagaaatttaacacaatttatcacttgctcaccaatggatgctctgcagtgaatgggtgccgtcaaaatgagagtacaaacagctgataaaaacatcacaataatccacaagtaatctataccactccagtccatcaattaacatcttacgaagataaaagctgcatgtttgtgtttttatcaactgtttggactctcattctgacggcacccattcactgcaggggatccactggtgagcaagtgatgtaatgttacatttctccaaatctggtctgataaagaaacaaactcatctacatctgggatggcataagggtgaataaatttacagcacattttaatggtgacctattcctttaacTACAACAAATTTTGGGAACATTTATTGGTTGGTGCACGCTGGATCActtattcattgatttattgattttaggAGGCACCACTAGTCTATCTAACGTGCTCGGCTCCTCTGTTGGTGCCAGTATGAGTATCTGTGGTATTCCTGGCAGCACCACGCTGGGTAACTGGCTGGCAGGAGCCGGGGCAACAGATCCCATCATGCCTGAACTGGACGGCACCTCCACAGGTCCAATAAAGACCAGTGGCTTGGAAGACTTGCCCGCACGCAGAGAATCTGACAAAGGAGTGTCTGTGGAGGTCCGACTGGTAATGAACAcacttaattttcatatttgtgttttcACGGATGTCATAAAGGATGTGAATATTTACCGAAGGCTGACAGACAAGTGTTTTTGAgggtttaaatataataataataataataataataataataatattaataaaaacaacaacaataataaaaatatttttttattataaatatatgttgtataatattttatatattttttggttttggtatttttttattgtggttttttaGAGATGTGAGTTTTTTAAAAGTACTATAGagataatcaaataaatgtatttatttaataaatttacattaatataaaaattttaaaaggtttaaattattttgctAACTTTAGCCTTTTCCTCTTTTCAAAACCCAGTACTCATGCATCACATCCCTGgttgatatttatttaaagtttgggAACctctgtgtgatgtgtgtgtgtgtgtctttaggcTGCAGAGCGAGATTGGGAGGAGAAGAGAGCCAGTTTGACTCAGTTCAGCGCTCAAGACATCAATCGTCTGCTGGAGGAAACTCAGGCTGAGCTGATGAAGGCCATTCCAGATCTAGACTTCGCCGCCAAGCAGATCACGAAACCGGCTGTACCGCCAAAACCCCAGCTGTCCTCCCTCCCAGCGCCTGGCTCAACATCCTCCACTCCTAGCTTAACACCTGAACATCAGCCCAGCAAAACCCCACCAAAACCACCCAGCAAAGACGGCATCCCACGCAGGGGATCAGGTGAGGTTTCATTATCGTTGTGCCAAGAACTACAGGAACTGCCTTGTGATTTTGgctatattgtttttatgattcCACTGATCATTAGACAAATGAATaggtttattgattgatttgattgattgatcagGGGAGTTGACAGTGCCACGGTATCGTACAGAGAAGCCGTCCAAGTCTCCACCCCCTCCTCCTCCGCGAAGAAGTTTCCCATCAGGCCTTGGGCTCACTACCAACAGCAGTGGAGAAGTTATCACCATAAACAAGAGTGTGAAGGTGAACCACAATTTTCAAAAGTTAAGCATTTTTGTATATCTACTGAATGTTAGGTGATGCTGTCTTAAAATTTTTCAGGCACGTTAAGGGCATGCTGTCGATTATTTTAACCAAATTTTGTGAGAAtacattaaagcatttaaaaaatagaatagtTTGCAACAAATTTCAAAATGGATCACAGGCAACATTCATCCAATCCTGGCAAAATTTGTATCAATGGATTCAGCATGATCCAAGGGATACAAAAAGCTGtgattttctgacttttttttaaagttataagcaaaaatagccAATTTTCGGACTCATGACCTGTAGGTGGCACTGTTCCCAAATTTAGCTTGTACTCTCAGATCATAGTGCTAAAGAAGTGTGTCAAGTTTTGTTTCAATAGATCAAATTTTGTCAAGATATAGCATCTAATGTATTCTCTTCTATATATTCTAATTTTGGGTCAAAATCGTTAGACTCACATGATCATAACTTTTGAACATTGATCTCATGACCTGTAGTTGGCGCTGTTCCCAAATTTGGCATGTACTCTCAGATCATGATGCTGATGAAGTGTACCATGTTTCAATTCAATAGATCTAAGTTTTGCCAATATATAGCATCTGttcaatatatacattttaattttgggtcaAAAATCACTAGACTCACATAATCATAAATTTTCAACACTGTTCTCAAGACCTGTAGTTGGTTCTGTTCCCAAATTTGGCATGGACCGTCAGATCATAGTGCTAAAGAAGTGTGCCAAGTTTTGTTTCAATAGATAATTGTTTTTCAAGATATAGCATCTATTTTCTTCTATATATTCTAATTTTGTGTCAGAATCATTAGATTCACTTTATCATAACTTTTCAATACCGATCTCATGACCTGTAGTTGGCATTGTTCCCAAATTTGGCATGTACCCTCAGATCATGGTGCTGATAAGGTGTaccaagttttgtttaaataGATCTAAGTTTTGCCAAGATATAGCATCTATTCCatctatacattttaattttggatcAAAAATCACTAGACTCACATCATCATAACTTTTAAGCATTAATCTCATGACCTGTAGTTGGTGTTGTTCCTAAATTTGGCATATACCCTCAGATCATAGTGCTGATGAAGTGTGCCAACTTTCATTTCGATAGATTGAAGTTTTGCCAAGATACAGcatgtattgttttctttatataaaaattttggtCAAAATAATTAGATTTACGTCATCGTAACAAAAAGGAAAATCAAAactctgttcagtcatttctgttgTGTAAACTTATCATCTGAACTAGTTTGGTGATAATTGAACTACATTTCAAAGAGTAGTAGCTTAGtaacaaattcaaatgtttttgttataaGCAGTTACAAAATAATTTGTACTTGATTGGCTGTTAACTGTAAATTAAAGCTATCTTTCCATTGCTGCAGCTGTTAATATTTCTTGTGCTTCATATCTTGCAGTGCCTGCAGATATTTATTAGGTTTCTCTTTCATACCCatattatttttgtagaaattggAGAAGAAGGAGAACAGAGATGAGGCTGAAGTACCGACTCAATCCCAGACGCCTCCAGTCAAACTAAGACGTCCATCGACCTCCGATGGGCCCCGACCGTCCTCCACACCTCCGGTCATCGCTGCTTCTGGAATGaaggaagatgaggatgaagatgagaaGATAATGGCAGAGCTGGAGGTAAAAAGCTgatatacttttataaaaatattattcttatcACCATGTATCTACATATAGGATGACACTGAGGGACATTAACTCATTCCTGATTGGTCTGTTATTCAGTAAATTGATAAGAAAGCATTTTTCACAGATTTGGAAATAATGTGTTGTTCATTTTCCTCCAAACCTAAACATGTCAATGCACTAATCCACACACAACAACACGACAGGCATTTCAGAGAGCCCCAGTGAGACTGAGGGTCAGTGCTGAGGCCCAAAGCCCGGCTGAGGCCACTCCTAACAGTGTTGACAGGACAGGCCAGTGGATCAGCAACTCTCTGTGGAGAGAGGTAACGTGTTACCTGCCAGTCCTTCCTCTCAGGCCTCCCTATAACTTCTGGCATTGAGGTTTTTTCTGAACCTTACTAATGCACTCTGACACAAAACCTATTAATCTGTCATCTCTTTAAGTCTTTAACCAGCTGTGCTACTGCATGTTATTAGACGGCTTGAATGAGGTCTGGTATTGAAACCCGGCTATAAAAACCCATTGGGAAATAAACGTTTTCCTAACATTTTTCTAACAAGTGATTCTTGACTTGTTATATGTGATATGTGAAAGTCTCTTTCCACCTCAGAGATTTTATAGAttctaaaaaaatctttttacaatataatataattttataatatattatatttgaaataatagtaaataaagcaattaagcattaagaaatgaaatattatgcaatcattttttacttaatattgttattattaaataaacattaaattgaatattagtcatttaatttagtttagtattatattatattattaaaactattaagtATGATACTGTATAATGATGatcatatttacagtattaataattataatttatttgtaattaataatagtgtaataactataaatgtcattataaataattatgcatATTATAAACACACTATTATAAATATACgttatgaaattattaaatattatgaaataaaacagttatatcAAAAATGCTATTGCTTTATCTAAATTGCTTTAATTgataatatattatagaatattaagcaatacaattttatattttctaatatgtattattattattattattaattttatgttttacaatGTGACTATTTCTTAATTTGAACTctctcacaattatttttattttgacacttAGGTGAAAAAGAGCTTCCATACTTAAAACCAGTAGGGTCAAGACATTAGGAGTTTAAGATATCTCTCATAATTTTGTATGCAAAGTCAAACATTtcctcaaagaaagaaaaaaaaagaaaagaaaaaaagctaaatatgtttaaaaaatagcaTCTCTGTAAAAGCAAAATGTACACGCAAATTATTATTGTATCTATAATTTTTTACAGATATAACATTCTATTTTCACTTGTTTTCTTTTGAAGCTAAGCTGTTGGAATAAACAGTGTTATATCAGTCAAGGTCATCtcttcttctccctctctctcgctctctctctgtcttttgttgtcAAGCTGTGCCTCTTCTGCACAGTGACAGTAATGTTGTGACACTGTGGTAACAAATCAATTTTAACAAGCTTAAAGTCTTTAAAGCAAAACCTTCAAGAGCCAataacaaacagacaaaacacaaagCGTGTCAGCTACTGCGGTCTAAATGAACTGCTGACTTTACCCACTCATCAGTCTCGACAGCTTTTCCATACACTATATGTTTCTTAACTATGTCCTTGCCTCATTTTCACTCGTTCTGTTTACTGTATCGACAA
Proteins encoded in this window:
- the LOC109108502 gene encoding SRC kinase signaling inhibitor 1-like isoform X7, translated to MADAELPLGFSRSNILRQSLPLARSPSQAKLRAPAVLFLQFGDETRRVHITHELTSMETLHALIVHMFPQKLTMGALRSHGTALLIKDEARNIFYELEDPRDIHDRCLIKIYCREAPIRDTHYNAQHTAHTVHHTHIANGDLRRELVYTSRESSPTQRLNTLPSSSSPSGSPSRSQSRLSYTGGRPSSYAGPHPSPQLHPYQQHHAHPGGHAPQQSGHTHPTFCPSPSAILERRDVKPDEEIASSSKSMVLLKNEAIYADPYSLVQDPRFSVASPQALAYRRGSVRSVGGYPAAALQCELEGALYRSGGPIYADPYATMGFRTLPPASPQKLSDGRDPYGSHPGRGSPGRHGFRKDGTVYIESPKNRPGGPPLEQICMLGGPGGDGGPMPVYGSTLPGNEETRERMEAMEKQIASLTGLVQSVLTRGPDSPEKAETASDCSAPETGRFRKQKVSSPSAPLALMPPPPTAASQPIAMSRFQMQLHLTDLQQHTAELRKQLTQLRQLQLQNQDSVQALLRQTESDLGMCLIEASRTQEDPLQRQRLLVEEERLRYLNEEELIIQQLHDLERSVEEMRMGAGLNHHLVTEQEIEQKSLELRRLGETVTDLKNQFPTLQSKMRVVLRVEVEAVKFLKEEPLRLEALLKRCRNITNTLTLLRRQVSEGVWRTPNDFSSSVSSASDADFSRSSDLDILNSPSLNLPDLGGTLSATATLSASLGTNTTNPGLTSASSIGGTTSLSNVLGSSVGASMSICGIPGSTTLGNWLAGAGATDPIMPELDGTSTGPIKTSGLEDLPARRESDKGVSVEVRLAAERDWEEKRASLTQFSAQDINRLLEETQAELMKAIPDLDFAAKQITKPAVPPKPQLSSLPAPGSTSSTPSLTPEHQPSKTPPKPPSKDGIPRRGSGELTVPRYRTEKPSKSPPPPPPRRSFPSGLGLTTNSSGEVITINKSVKKLEKKENRDEAEVPTQSQTPPVKLRRPSTSDGPRPSSTPPVIAASGMKEDEDEDEKIMAELEAFQRAPVRLRVSAEAQSPAEATPNSVDRTGQWISNSLWREPVGTPPGSAKLVQPSAASRLRHLQQSSLERRSRKQQEEFPKLQQGQQQVNASMAAVTLETRGSTGDL
- the LOC109108502 gene encoding SRC kinase signaling inhibitor 1-like isoform X3 codes for the protein MLRGDDAEYQRRYHTLGSNTRRLSNPDMEAYAKLHKSGDTEHQRNKYPPQHAATLVNTNCARQQQPHYWSFKARTPRGAAGLQQQSLGEQVGGRLCYASAESLESMADAELPLGFSRSNILRQSLPLARSPSQAKLRAPAVLFLQFGDETRRVHITHELTSMETLHALIVHMFPQKLTMGALRSHGTALLIKDEARNIFYELEDPRDIHDRCLIKIYCREAPIRDTHYNAQHTAHTVHHTHIANGDLRRELVYTSRESSPTQRLNTLPSSSSPSGSPSRSQSRLSYTGGRPSSYAGPHPSPQLHPYQQHHAHPGGHAPQQSGHTHPTFCPSPSAILERRDVKPDEEIASSSKSMVLLKNEAIYADPYSLVQDPRFSVASPQALAYRRGSVRSVGGYPAAALQCELEGALYRSGGPIYADPYATMGFRTLPPASPQKLSDGRDPYGSHPGRGSPGRHGFRKDGTVYIESPKNRPGGPPLEQICMLGGPGGDGGPMPVYGSTLPGNEETRERMEAMEKQIASLTGLVQSVLTRGPDSPEKAETASDCSAPETGRFRKQKVSSPSAPLALMPPPPTAASQPIAMSRFQMQLHLTDLQQHTAELRKQLTQLRQLQLQNQDSVQALLRQTESDLGMCLIEASRTQEDPLQRQRLLVEEERLRYLNEEELIIQQLHDLERSVEEMRMGAGLNHHLVTEQEIEQKSLELRRLGETVTDLKNQFPTLQSKMRVVLRVEVEAVKFLKEEPLRLEALLKRCRNITNTLTLLRRQVSEGVWRTPNDFSSSVSSASDADFSRSSDLDILNSPSLNLPDLGGTLSATATLSASLGTNTTNPGLTSASSIGGTTSLSNVLGSSVGASMSICGIPGSTTLGNWLAGAGATDPIMPELDGTSTGPIKTSGLEDLPARRESDKGVSVEVRLAAERDWEEKRASLTQFSAQDINRLLEETQAELMKAIPDLDFAAKQITKPAVPPKPQLSSLPAPGSTSSTPSLTPEHQPSKTPPKPPSKDGIPRRGSGELTVPRYRTEKPSKSPPPPPPRRSFPSGLGLTTNSSGEVITINKSVKKLEKKENRDEAEVPTQSQTPPVKLRRPSTSDGPRPSSTPPVIAASGMKEDEDEDEKIMAELEAFQRAPVRLRVSAEAQSPAEATPNSVDRTGQWISNSLWREPVGTPPGSAKLVQPSAASRLRHLQQSSLERRSRKQQEEFPKLQQGQQQVFHF
- the LOC109108502 gene encoding SRC kinase signaling inhibitor 1-like isoform X6, with product MQPHYWSFKARTPRGAAGLQQQSLGEQVGGRLCYASAESLESMADAELPLGFSRSNILRQSLPLARSPSQAKLRAPAVLFLQFGDETRRVHITHELTSMETLHALIVHMFPQKLTMGALRSHGTALLIKDEARNIFYELEDPRDIHDRCLIKIYCREAPIRDTHYNAQHTAHTVHHTHIANGDLRRELVYTSRESSPTQRLNTLPSSSSPSGSPSRSQSRLSYTGGRPSSYAGPHPSPQLHPYQQHHAHPGGHAPQQSGHTHPTFCPSPSAILERRDVKPDEEIASSSKSMVLLKNEAIYADPYSLVQDPRFSVASPQALAYRRGSVRSVGGYPAAALQCELEGALYRSGGPIYADPYATMGFRTLPPASPQKLSDGRDPYGSHPGRGSPGRHGFRKDGTVYIESPKNRPGGPPLEQICMLGGPGGDGGPMPVYGSTLPGNEETRERMEAMEKQIASLTGLVQSVLTRGPDSPEKAETASDCSAPETGRFRKQKVSSPSAPLALMPPPPTAASQPIAMSRFQMQLHLTDLQQHTAELRKQLTQLRQLQLQNQDSVQALLRQTESDLGMCLIEASRTQEDPLQRQRLLVEEERLRYLNEEELIIQQLHDLERSVEEMRMGAGLNHHLVTEQEIEQKSLELRRLGETVTDLKNQFPTLQSKMRVVLRVEVEAVKFLKEEPLRLEALLKRCRNITNTLTLLRRQVSEGVWRTPNDFSSSVSSASDADFSRSSDLDILNSPSLNLPDLGGTLSATATLSASLGTNTTNPGLTSASSIGGTTSLSNVLGSSVGASMSICGIPGSTTLGNWLAGAGATDPIMPELDGTSTGPIKTSGLEDLPARRESDKGVSVEVRLAAERDWEEKRASLTQFSAQDINRLLEETQAELMKAIPDLDFAAKQITKPAVPPKPQLSSLPAPGSTSSTPSLTPEHQPSKTPPKPPSKDGIPRRGSGELTVPRYRTEKPSKSPPPPPPRRSFPSGLGLTTNSSGEVITINKSVKKLEKKENRDEAEVPTQSQTPPVKLRRPSTSDGPRPSSTPPVIAASGMKEDEDEDEKIMAELEAFQRAPVRLRVSAEAQSPAEATPNSVDRTGQWISNSLWREPVGTPPGSAKLVQPSAASRLRHLQQSSLERRSRKQQEEFPKLQQGQQQVNASMAAVTLETRGSTGDL